Proteins from a single region of Coregonus clupeaformis isolate EN_2021a chromosome 19, ASM2061545v1, whole genome shotgun sequence:
- the LOC121550491 gene encoding jmjC domain-containing protein 8, whose translation MEYKLGIQVFLLLFWRSALDALLSGNDGGWSSNSEYSLTDEGPCNIDIWDKASLSHRQFIQQYAYSKPVILKGFSDNTKFQFLCSKSSLLQEYGERMVRLSTANTYSYRKVDVRFEEFVDLLLRPQSLDTLGSDTLYFFGDNNFTEWRALFENYKAPRYMLPHTTGAYSFGIAGPGTGVPFHWHGPGYSEVIYGRKRWFLYPPEKAPHFHPNYTTLSWVKETYPYLPEEEKPIECTIRPGEVLYFPDRWWHATLNLDTSVFISTFLG comes from the exons ATGGAATATAAACTCGGAATACAAGTATTTCTCCTATTGTTTTGGAGATCGGCTTTAGATGCACTCTTGTCGGGGAATGACGGAGGCTG GTCGTCAAATTCAGAATACAGTTTGACTGATGAAGGTCCTTGCAACATTGATATCTGGGACAAAGCTTCGTTATCACATCGGCAGTTTATCCAACA ATATGCCTACTCCAAACCGGTCATCCTTAAAGGTTTCTCGGACAATACG AAATTCCAGTTCTTGTGCTCCAAGTCCAGCCTGCTCCAGGAGTATGGAGAGAGGATGGTGAGGCTCAGCACTGCCAACACCTACTCTTACAGGAAAG TGGATGTCCGGTTTGAGGAGTTTGTGGACTTGCTGCTGAGGCCTCAGTCTTTGGACACACTGGGCAGTG ACACTCTGTATTTCTTCGGGGACAACAACTTCACTGAGTGGCGCGCTCTGTTTGAGAACTACAAGGCACCACGCTACATGCTGCCTCACACCACAGGGGCCTACAGCTTCGGTATCGCAG GCCCAGGAACAGGTGTACCCTTCCATTGGCATGGACCTGGCTACTCCGAGGTCATCTATGGCAGGAAG CGCTGGTTCCTGTACCCCCCGGAGAAGGCGCCCCATTTCCACCCCAACTACACCACCCTGTCCTGGGTCAAAGAAACATACCCTTACCTGCCTGAGGAGGAGAAGCCCATAGAGTGCACCATCCGTCCAGGAGAG GTGCTGTATTTCCCTGACCGCTGGTGGCATGCCACGCTCAATTTGGACACCAGTGTCTTCATCTCCACCTTCCTGGGCTGA
- the LOC123481296 gene encoding E3 ubiquitin-protein ligase CHIP-like isoform X1: MAGSPEKSVSAQEWKEQGNRLFLSRKYQESAACYSKAIKRNPSVSVYYTNRALCHVKLQQHDKALADCKQALELDPQSVKALFFLGQCHLEMENYDEAIGNLQRAYNLAKEQRLNFGDDIPSALRIAKKKRWNSIEEKRINQENELHAYLTKLILAEKERELDDSREEQDGKSEECRSRHDLTKFQSKHDKQLSDMEELFSQLDEKRKKREIPDYLCGKISFELMREPCITPSGITYDRKDIEEHLQRVGHFDPVTRSPLTQDQLIPNLAMKEVIDAFIMENGWVEDY; this comes from the exons ATGGCGGGCAGCCCCGAGAAGAGTGTCTCGGCGCAGGAATGGAAGGAGCAGGGCAACCGCCTCTTCCTCAGCCGCAAGTACCAGGAGTCGGCCGCCTGCTACAGCAAAGCCATC AAGCGGAACCCCTCGGTGTCTGTGTACTACACCAATCGGGCACTATGCCACGTGAAGCTGCAGCAACACGATAAGGCCCTGGCCGACTGCAAGCAGGCGCTGGAGCTGGACCCCCAGTCAGTCAAGGCCCTCTTCTTCCTGGGCCAGTGTCACCTGGAGATGGAGAACTACGACGAAGCCATCGGCAACCTGCAGAGAG CATATAACCTGGCGAAAGAGCAACGGTTGAACTTTGGCGACGACATTCCCAGTGCCCTCCGGATAGCCAAGAAGAAGCGCTGGAACAGCATCGAGGAGAAGCGCATTAACCAGGAGAACGAGCTGCACGCCTATCTCACCAAACTCATCCTGGCAGAGAAGGAGAG GGAACTGGATGACAGCAGAGAGGAACAAGACGGCAAGTCGGAGGAATGCAGAAGCCGACACGACCTCACTAAATTCCAGTCCAAACAT GACAAGCAACTGTCAGACATGGAGGAGCTCTTCTCTCAGCTGGATGAGAAGAGGAAG AAGAGGGAGATCCCAGACTACCTGTGTGGAAAGATCAGCTTTGAGTTGATGAGGGAGCCCTGCATTACACCCAGTGGGATCACTTACGACCGCAAAGACATCGAGGAGCACCTACAG CGAGTGGGCCATTTTGACCCGGTGACACGCAGCCCTCTGACTCAAGACCAGCTGATCCCTAACCTGGCAATGAAAGAGGTCATCGATGCTTTCATCATGGAGAATGGATGGGTGGAGGACTACtga
- the LOC123481296 gene encoding E3 ubiquitin-protein ligase CHIP-like isoform X2 produces the protein MAGSPEKSVSAQEWKEQGNRLFLSRKYQESAACYSKAIRNPSVSVYYTNRALCHVKLQQHDKALADCKQALELDPQSVKALFFLGQCHLEMENYDEAIGNLQRAYNLAKEQRLNFGDDIPSALRIAKKKRWNSIEEKRINQENELHAYLTKLILAEKERELDDSREEQDGKSEECRSRHDLTKFQSKHDKQLSDMEELFSQLDEKRKKREIPDYLCGKISFELMREPCITPSGITYDRKDIEEHLQRVGHFDPVTRSPLTQDQLIPNLAMKEVIDAFIMENGWVEDY, from the exons ATGGCGGGCAGCCCCGAGAAGAGTGTCTCGGCGCAGGAATGGAAGGAGCAGGGCAACCGCCTCTTCCTCAGCCGCAAGTACCAGGAGTCGGCCGCCTGCTACAGCAAAGCCATC CGGAACCCCTCGGTGTCTGTGTACTACACCAATCGGGCACTATGCCACGTGAAGCTGCAGCAACACGATAAGGCCCTGGCCGACTGCAAGCAGGCGCTGGAGCTGGACCCCCAGTCAGTCAAGGCCCTCTTCTTCCTGGGCCAGTGTCACCTGGAGATGGAGAACTACGACGAAGCCATCGGCAACCTGCAGAGAG CATATAACCTGGCGAAAGAGCAACGGTTGAACTTTGGCGACGACATTCCCAGTGCCCTCCGGATAGCCAAGAAGAAGCGCTGGAACAGCATCGAGGAGAAGCGCATTAACCAGGAGAACGAGCTGCACGCCTATCTCACCAAACTCATCCTGGCAGAGAAGGAGAG GGAACTGGATGACAGCAGAGAGGAACAAGACGGCAAGTCGGAGGAATGCAGAAGCCGACACGACCTCACTAAATTCCAGTCCAAACAT GACAAGCAACTGTCAGACATGGAGGAGCTCTTCTCTCAGCTGGATGAGAAGAGGAAG AAGAGGGAGATCCCAGACTACCTGTGTGGAAAGATCAGCTTTGAGTTGATGAGGGAGCCCTGCATTACACCCAGTGGGATCACTTACGACCGCAAAGACATCGAGGAGCACCTACAG CGAGTGGGCCATTTTGACCCGGTGACACGCAGCCCTCTGACTCAAGACCAGCTGATCCCTAACCTGGCAATGAAAGAGGTCATCGATGCTTTCATCATGGAGAATGGATGGGTGGAGGACTACtga
- the LOC121551586 gene encoding probable tRNA pseudouridine synthase 1 — protein sequence MAGTVTGVTVPKHSLSKLQSLNGLFAIYKKEGPTSADVLNSLKEALLKEAGVKNPNPRKRKKQALKMGHGGTLDSAASGVLVVGIGNGTKMLSTMLAGSKKYMAVGELGKATDTLDATGNVVHEKLYDHITREAFEEKLKQFTGDVMQVPPLYSALKKDGKRLSVLLKQGHEVEAKPARPVTVYNLSLQDFTPPLFTLDVECGGGFYIRSLVDDLGKALSSCAHVRKLIRTKQGQFTLDAHTLREEHWTLQHIVQSMQPCSGSEVTKEDGTRPNLLVKVNAQVKGDKNGEDEKGPL from the coding sequence ATGGCTGGAACAGTAACTGGCGTAACTGTGCCTAAACATTCTTTATCAAAACTACAATCTTTAAATGGACTTTTTGCCATTTATAAAAAGGAAGGACCTACGTCTGCTGATGTATTAAACTCATTAAAAGAGGCACTCCTCAAAGAGGCCGGTGTGAAAAATCCTAATCCCAGAAAGAGGAAGAAGCAAGCTCTGAAAATGGGGCATGGCGGGACTCTGGACAGTGCAGCCTCTGGTGTGCTCGTTGTTGGGATTGGAAATGGAACAAAGATGCTTAGTACTATGCTGGCTGGTTCAAAGAAATACATGGCTGTTGGAGAGTTGGGAAAAGCAACAGACACCCTTGACGCCACAGGCAATgtggttcatgagaagctctaTGATCACATTACCAGGGAAGCCTTTGAGGAGAAGTTGAAGCAATTCACAGGGGATGTCATGCAGGTTCCTCCACTGTACTCTGCGCTGAAGAAGGATGGCAAGCGTCTGTCTGTCCTGCTGAAACAAGGCCACGAGGTGGAAGCCAAACCTGCACGGCCGGTCACAGTGTATAACCTGTCACTGCAGGACTTCACACCACCCCTCTTCACTCTTGACGTTGAATGCGGTGGTGGATTTTATATCAGAAGCTTGGTGGACGACCTGGGAAAAGCACTCTCGTCGTGTGCCCACGTGAGGAAGCTGATCCGGACCAAACAGGGTCAGTTTACCCTTGACGCCCACACGCTGCGGGAGGAACACTGGACACTGCAGCACATCGTTCAGTCCATGCAGCCCTGTTCcgggtcagaggtcaccaaggaGGATGGCACACGCCCAAACCTGCTGGTTAAAGTGAACGCCCAGGTGAAGGGGGATAAGAATGG